One region of Anthonomus grandis grandis chromosome 22, icAntGran1.3, whole genome shotgun sequence genomic DNA includes:
- the LOC126749061 gene encoding uncharacterized protein LOC126749061 gives MSGIGKSTIFKLLRERKVAGQVESPKQKPGRPTKVLDENAKCIIRRKVHSFYFKKEIPTLDKILMELGRDDSIPLISRKLLWKTLKNMDFAWEKHNRKALLLESDEIVCWRRQYLRSIKQYRREQKKVFYLDETWINEGYIVQKMCQDKNITSARQAFIEGLSTGIKVPSGKEKRLIITHIGSEEGFLKEGLLTFESTRTGDYHEDMNSDVFEDYFGEMIKFLPANSVVVMDNASYHSRRIKKTPTSSWRKQEIINWLTAKGIAFEANLIKKELLAIANLHKTRFMKYAVEDIAEKYNITVLRLPPYHCELNPIKLIWAQVKGFVARQNTTFKMKDVKLLFNQAITEATPENWRKAVQHVIKQEDKMWDLDNLIDQTVDPLIIMSRGDDSSSDDEEDYNLL, from the coding sequence atgagtggaattggaaagtccaccattttcaaattgttgcgggaaagaaaagtagcaggtcaagtggaatctcccaagcaaaagccaggacgacctacaaaagtccttgatgaaaatgctaaatgtataattcgaagaaaagttcactctttttattttaaaaaggaaatacccaccctagacaaaattttaatggagcttggccgagatgacagtattccgttgataagtagaaaacttttatggaaaactttaaaaaatatggattttgcctgggaaaagcataaccgcaaagcacttttactggagagcgacgaaattgtttgttggagacgacaatacttgagaagtatcaagcagtaccgcagggagcaaaagaaagttttttatcttgatgagacgtggattaacgaaggttatatagtccaaaaaatgtgtcaagacaaaaatataaccagtgctcgccaagctttcatagaaggcctgtctacgggtattaaagtaccttcgggaaaagaaaaaagacttataatcacacatattggaagcgaagagggatttttaaaagaaggtctgctaacctttgagtcgactcgcacaggagattaccatgaagacatgaactcagacgttttcgaggactattttggtgaaatgataaaatttcttccggctaattcggtggtggttatggataacgcaagctatcattcacggcgaataaagaagacgccaacttcaagttggagaaagcaagaaattatcaattggctgactgcaaaaggtattgcgtttgaagcaaatttgataaaaaaagaactgctggcaatagcaaacttacacaaaactcgtttcatgaaatacgccgtggaagatatagccgaaaaatataatataactgtactgcgcttaccgccatatcattgcgaactaaatcctataaaactgatatgggcgcaggtaaaaggatttgtagcaagacaaaacacgacttttaaaatgaaagatgttaagctactgtttaatcaagccattacggaagcgacaccagagaattggcgaaaagcagtccagcatgtaattaagcaagaggacaaaatgtgggatcttgacaacctcatcgatcagacagtcgatcctttaattataatgtcaagaggtgatgacagttcgtcagatgacgaagaagactacaatctattataa